In one window of Armatimonadota bacterium DNA:
- a CDS encoding sigma-70 family RNA polymerase sigma factor — protein MDKPADIADGEIVRRCLAGERDAFAELVQRHQRVVYGVAVRMLGKRDQAEDAAQEAFVRAYSRLSTFRGDCAVRVWLIRIVTRLCLDLLRARRRRPEVFLDDHGGDPTDSGWESGVAERHAIARAIAELPPHYRAAIILRHLQHMPYSDMARALGIPLATAKTHLRRARQILQARLRPETADTGEEASQ, from the coding sequence ATGGATAAGCCCGCAGACATCGCCGATGGGGAGATCGTGCGGCGCTGCCTCGCGGGGGAGCGGGATGCCTTCGCCGAGCTGGTGCAGCGGCACCAGCGGGTCGTGTACGGCGTCGCCGTGCGCATGCTCGGCAAACGCGACCAAGCGGAGGACGCGGCCCAGGAGGCCTTCGTGCGAGCGTATTCGCGACTCTCGACGTTTCGGGGCGATTGCGCAGTCCGGGTCTGGCTGATCCGGATCGTCACCAGGTTGTGCCTCGACCTGCTGCGAGCGCGCCGCAGGCGGCCCGAGGTATTCCTGGACGATCATGGCGGCGATCCCACCGACTCCGGCTGGGAGTCCGGCGTTGCCGAGCGCCACGCCATCGCCCGCGCTATCGCTGAACTGCCGCCGCACTACAGAGCAGCCATTATCCTGCGCCATCTTCAGCACATGCCGTACAGCGACATGGCGCGCGCTCTGGGCATACCTCTGGCAACGGCGAAGACCCATCTCCGACGCGCGCGGCAGATCCTGCAAGCCCGCCTCCGACCTGAAACGGCGGATACGGGGGAGGAGGCCTCGCAGTGA
- a CDS encoding heavy-metal-associated domain-containing protein: MSTRIFDVPTIKGEACVRTISTALRRLPGIMGVQVDIEAKEVCVDLDSALVNEVQVIQTIRELGHEAK; the protein is encoded by the coding sequence ATGAGCACCAGGATATTTGACGTGCCGACGATCAAGGGGGAAGCCTGCGTCCGGACCATCTCAACTGCGCTGCGGCGCCTGCCCGGCATCATGGGCGTTCAGGTGGACATCGAGGCGAAGGAGGTCTGCGTCGACCTCGACTCGGCCCTCGTCAACGAAGTCCAGGTCATCCAGACCATTCGCGAACTCGGCCACGAGGCGAAGTAG
- a CDS encoding type 1 glutamine amidotransferase, with the protein MIVLLVAAAAIPSLSAEETKLKGKRIVILVEDQVNELEAIYPFFRLQEEGAKVEFAGRGKDSYKGEYGLTVEPVTLNAADLKVEDFDAVIVPGGYAPEQLRRDQRVTTFVRGMFDAGKVVASVCHGPQVLISAGILRGKRVTGYGVIKDDVINAGATWVDDEPVVRDGNLITSRWPEDMPFFCPTIIKALSE; encoded by the coding sequence ATGATCGTGCTGCTCGTAGCGGCGGCCGCCATCCCGTCATTATCCGCGGAGGAGACGAAGTTGAAAGGTAAACGCATCGTCATTCTGGTCGAAGACCAGGTCAATGAGCTGGAGGCGATCTATCCCTTCTTCCGCCTGCAGGAGGAGGGGGCCAAGGTCGAGTTCGCCGGGCGCGGCAAGGACAGCTACAAGGGCGAATACGGCTTGACCGTCGAGCCCGTCACGCTCAATGCCGCCGACCTGAAGGTCGAGGATTTCGACGCGGTGATCGTTCCCGGCGGGTATGCTCCCGAGCAGCTTCGCCGGGATCAACGCGTCACGACGTTCGTCCGCGGCATGTTCGACGCCGGCAAGGTGGTGGCGTCAGTGTGCCACGGGCCGCAGGTGCTCATCTCGGCGGGGATCCTGCGCGGGAAGCGCGTCACCGGGTACGGCGTGATTAAGGACGACGTGATCAACGCGGGCGCGACGTGGGTGGACGACGAGCCGGTGGTGCGCGACGGGAACCTCATCACCTCGCGCTGGCCGGAGGATATGCCCTTCTTCTGCCCGACGATCATCAAGGCGCTCAGCGAATAG
- a CDS encoding sugar phosphate isomerase/epimerase — translation MKKSVSIWCFPGGMSLKDAMKQAKEAGFDGIELALNEQGEMGLDWEPFQVKDIRLYADEIGLEISSFAIGLGWKYPLITRDEAMAKQAKDVLQKGLRFAGILEAECVLSVPGTVNPDMPYDEAYERGVAVYKECAKMAEEYGVTIGVENVWNKFLLSPLEAAKFVDDIGHPHVQFFFDVGNVLIFGYPEQWIRVLGKRIRKVHIKDFQTGPGVFTTLLNGNVNYPAVVAALQEVGYDDYLIAEVGPISPAFPSYLIEETSRAMDKILGRE, via the coding sequence ATGAAGAAGTCGGTCAGCATTTGGTGTTTTCCCGGCGGCATGTCCCTCAAGGACGCGATGAAGCAGGCCAAGGAAGCCGGGTTCGATGGCATCGAACTCGCGCTCAACGAGCAGGGCGAAATGGGACTGGACTGGGAGCCGTTCCAGGTCAAGGACATCCGGCTCTACGCCGACGAGATCGGCCTTGAGATCTCCAGCTTCGCCATCGGCCTGGGGTGGAAGTACCCCCTCATCACGCGCGATGAAGCAATGGCCAAGCAGGCCAAGGATGTGCTCCAGAAAGGCCTGCGCTTTGCCGGTATCCTCGAGGCCGAATGCGTGCTCAGCGTTCCCGGCACCGTCAACCCAGACATGCCCTACGACGAGGCCTACGAGCGCGGAGTCGCGGTGTACAAGGAATGCGCCAAGATGGCCGAGGAGTACGGCGTCACCATCGGCGTCGAGAACGTGTGGAACAAGTTCCTGCTCAGCCCGCTCGAGGCCGCCAAGTTCGTGGACGACATCGGCCACCCGCACGTGCAGTTCTTCTTCGACGTCGGTAACGTGCTCATCTTCGGCTACCCGGAGCAGTGGATCCGCGTCCTCGGCAAGCGCATCCGCAAGGTGCATATCAAGGACTTCCAGACCGGGCCGGGCGTCTTCACCACGCTCCTCAACGGCAACGTCAACTACCCGGCGGTGGTGGCAGCGCTGCAAGAGGTCGGCTACGACGACTACCTCATCGCCGAGGTCGGCCCGATCAGTCCGGCCTTTCCGTCGTACCTCATCGAGGAGACCTCGCGCGCGATGGATAAGATCCTCGGGCGGGAGTGA
- a CDS encoding M28 family peptidase, producing the protein MSVRLVLSIIVLGLTGTAWCLDDSRLPSQETMMHWVRELCRTEHRRPGTPEGHRAERFVADEFHRLGLQDVRVEPVPIEVWKPHSWSLTVAVGCREHEVPCFYLPYAAFTPPQGIERRLVYLGEGRPEDISAADLAGEIAVLDMRFQRMPYEALTSKAHHVEDPNGTIAPGDWQWAAWWRPNWSAYGLAHEAGAAAVVWILADQDTNVNTHYGPYDGVMKPLPGLYVGKYDGVKLRELCAAGASARFVLDGRCEPGSMANIIGRLPGPGEKSIAITSHHDSPFRGATEDGTGMASLLALARYYAPLPEDQRPAPLIFVATAGHFYGGAGMDAFVMDQSADELRQIALGVTVEHVGAREFVERNREWAPTGRLQARGLFVWPQVAEAAVAAVKAERLERAIVTPADAFDLPPPGEASGFHVAGIPCVQYITGPTYLLVSDDTLDKVEPSALLPVVRTMIRLIDAAAQQDWPDRG; encoded by the coding sequence ATGAGCGTACGGCTTGTATTGTCCATCATCGTCCTCGGCCTCACCGGCACGGCCTGGTGCCTGGACGATTCGCGCTTGCCGTCGCAGGAGACGATGATGCACTGGGTGCGGGAGCTGTGCCGCACCGAGCATCGTCGCCCGGGGACGCCCGAAGGACACCGCGCAGAGCGCTTTGTGGCGGATGAGTTTCACCGCCTCGGGTTACAGGACGTCCGCGTCGAACCCGTGCCGATTGAGGTTTGGAAGCCGCATTCCTGGAGCCTCACCGTCGCCGTCGGCTGCCGCGAGCATGAGGTCCCTTGCTTCTATCTCCCGTATGCGGCCTTCACCCCGCCGCAGGGCATCGAACGGCGGCTCGTCTACCTCGGCGAAGGCCGTCCCGAGGACATCTCCGCAGCCGACCTCGCGGGCGAGATCGCCGTCCTCGATATGCGGTTCCAGCGGATGCCCTACGAGGCATTGACATCGAAGGCGCATCACGTCGAGGACCCGAACGGCACCATTGCGCCGGGCGACTGGCAATGGGCCGCCTGGTGGCGGCCCAACTGGTCGGCGTACGGTCTGGCGCACGAGGCCGGCGCGGCTGCCGTGGTGTGGATCCTCGCCGACCAAGATACCAACGTCAACACCCACTACGGGCCGTACGACGGTGTGATGAAGCCCCTGCCGGGCCTCTACGTCGGCAAGTATGACGGTGTGAAACTGCGCGAGCTGTGTGCCGCCGGCGCCTCCGCGCGATTCGTTCTCGACGGCCGCTGCGAGCCGGGCTCGATGGCGAACATCATCGGACGCCTGCCCGGGCCGGGCGAGAAGAGCATCGCGATAACCTCCCACCACGACAGCCCGTTTCGCGGCGCCACCGAAGACGGCACCGGCATGGCGTCACTGCTCGCGCTGGCGCGCTACTATGCGCCGCTCCCGGAGGACCAGCGTCCCGCGCCCCTCATCTTCGTCGCCACCGCCGGGCATTTCTACGGCGGCGCCGGCATGGACGCGTTCGTCATGGATCAGAGCGCGGACGAGTTGCGGCAGATCGCCCTTGGCGTCACCGTCGAGCACGTCGGCGCGCGGGAGTTTGTCGAGAGGAACCGTGAGTGGGCCCCGACGGGCAGACTCCAGGCGCGCGGATTGTTCGTGTGGCCGCAGGTGGCGGAAGCAGCCGTAGCCGCGGTCAAGGCCGAGCGACTGGAGCGCGCGATTGTGACGCCGGCTGATGCGTTTGACCTCCCGCCGCCGGGCGAGGCGTCGGGGTTCCACGTCGCAGGCATCCCGTGCGTGCAGTACATCACCGGGCCGACCTATCTGCTCGTCAGCGACGATACGCTCGACAAGGTCGAGCCGTCGGCGCTGCTCCCCGTGGTGCGCACCATGATCCGCCTCATAGACGCTGCGGCACAGCAGGACTGGCCCGACCGGGGATAG
- a CDS encoding complex I NDUFA9 subunit family protein, whose amino-acid sequence MGRHLVARLVAGGGQVRVLARSAADLAGAEVVPGDVADVSSVATAMRGCAAAIHLVGIIREQGDATFEKVHVEGTRAVIEACGRAGVGRLLHMSALGARPNATSRYHRTKWEAEELVRASDVAATVFRPSVMFGAGNSFLPLVRDLLDHGPVIPIIGDGQSLLQPVWVEDVVTCFAGALERPDTAGHAYELGGPDRLTFEQLVALVAEAEGIRKPTFHIPVAVMRAAASLGSRVMPDFPVTPDQLVMLLEDNACDDTTMRETFGVEPASLRDHLRE is encoded by the coding sequence GTGGGTCGTCATCTGGTGGCCCGCCTCGTCGCGGGCGGCGGGCAGGTGCGCGTTCTCGCGCGGTCGGCGGCGGACCTTGCCGGAGCGGAAGTCGTGCCGGGAGACGTCGCCGACGTCTCGTCCGTCGCCACGGCGATGCGGGGATGCGCGGCGGCCATCCACCTCGTCGGCATCATCCGCGAGCAGGGCGACGCAACGTTCGAGAAGGTACACGTTGAAGGCACGCGCGCGGTGATTGAGGCCTGTGGGCGGGCAGGGGTCGGCCGCCTCCTGCATATGAGCGCCCTCGGGGCACGGCCGAACGCAACCAGCCGCTATCACCGCACGAAATGGGAGGCGGAGGAACTGGTGCGCGCCTCCGACGTGGCCGCGACGGTCTTCCGCCCCTCGGTGATGTTCGGCGCCGGGAACAGCTTCCTGCCCCTGGTGCGCGACCTGCTCGACCACGGCCCGGTGATCCCGATCATCGGCGACGGGCAAAGCCTGCTCCAGCCGGTGTGGGTCGAGGATGTCGTCACGTGCTTCGCCGGGGCGCTGGAACGCCCGGACACGGCGGGCCACGCCTACGAACTCGGGGGGCCGGATCGACTGACCTTCGAGCAACTCGTGGCTCTCGTGGCAGAGGCGGAAGGCATCCGCAAGCCCACGTTTCACATCCCCGTGGCGGTGATGCGCGCCGCTGCGTCACTGGGCAGCCGCGTCATGCCGGACTTCCCGGTCACCCCCGACCAGCTTGTCATGCTGCTCGAGGACAACGCCTGCGACGATACGACCATGCGCGAGACATTCGGCGTCGAACCGGCATCGCTGCGCGACCATCTGCGGGAGTAG
- a CDS encoding DUF1559 domain-containing protein yields MVHRRDGFTLIELLVVIAIIGILAALLFPVFAAARDKAKQAACMSNVRQMALAIVMYVEDWEAYPGHHFVCPGDLHVRWWNAIQPYQKNDDIFICPAVPDWEPGRNMAYGYNYQYLGNARPAEQGGNMPVADVEIEVPAQTIAIADCDGTGTEPYEPSPSTDPTRLGNHGYSLDPPLLPPTPGNDYAVPDCPSYASIRHNGGANVAFCDGHAKWYRRDVLYRDNSLWNGRGDPAP; encoded by the coding sequence ATTGTGCACAGGCGTGATGGGTTCACACTGATCGAGCTGCTCGTAGTCATCGCAATCATCGGCATTCTGGCCGCGCTTCTCTTTCCGGTCTTCGCCGCAGCTCGCGACAAAGCCAAACAGGCGGCCTGCATGTCGAACGTCAGGCAAATGGCACTGGCCATCGTGATGTACGTCGAGGACTGGGAGGCGTACCCCGGACATCACTTCGTCTGCCCGGGTGATCTCCACGTCCGCTGGTGGAACGCGATTCAGCCCTATCAGAAGAACGACGACATCTTCATCTGCCCCGCCGTGCCCGACTGGGAACCGGGGCGCAATATGGCCTACGGGTACAACTACCAGTATCTCGGTAACGCGCGCCCGGCTGAGCAGGGCGGCAACATGCCGGTGGCGGACGTCGAGATTGAAGTCCCGGCACAGACGATCGCGATCGCAGACTGCGACGGCACCGGCACCGAGCCCTATGAGCCATCCCCGTCCACCGATCCGACTCGACTGGGCAATCACGGCTACAGCCTTGACCCGCCTCTGCTCCCCCCTACGCCGGGCAACGACTATGCGGTGCCCGACTGTCCGTCGTATGCCTCGATTCGCCACAATGGCGGCGCCAACGTTGCCTTCTGCGACGGTCACGCCAAGTGGTACAGGCGCGATGTGCTGTACCGGGACAACTCGCTGTGGAACGGCCGAGGCGATCCGGCCCCGTGA
- a CDS encoding class I mannose-6-phosphate isomerase: MASPRLDQLAALARAPIAFERNEVWRVYTGGKLFRELRGQPDPRDSYYPEDWVASMTRADNPPRDGQPPLEGLSVIRGTEIPFSLLVELFPEEILGGAHLAAFGATTRVLAKFLCSAVRLPIQAHPDDELAQRYFDSPVGKTEAWIIVNTRVINGAEPYILLDFRPGVDPADFRRMVDEEDLDGQVACLNRIAVKPGDAYLVTGRTPHAIGSGVFMIEVQQPSDLVIHTERKVVEVEIPEEICHMGLGWDRAMEVFDFTGRTEQETLRRARLTPREIAVGASGAVDQLISYDDTPFFAARRLRVIGELECANERFYAGAVIGGRGRLTWARGAMDLRAGDTFFVPNSVREHKYRAVGSAGAQHAVPLQVITAEPPALATPGGGRTCEDPMLGKSHTSRLAGGQ; encoded by the coding sequence ATGGCGTCACCCAGATTAGACCAACTCGCGGCGCTCGCGCGCGCCCCCATCGCGTTCGAGCGCAACGAGGTATGGCGCGTGTACACGGGGGGCAAGCTGTTCCGCGAACTCCGCGGCCAGCCCGACCCGCGGGACTCGTACTACCCCGAGGACTGGGTCGCCTCCATGACGCGAGCGGACAACCCGCCGCGCGACGGCCAGCCGCCCTTGGAGGGGTTGAGCGTCATCCGCGGCACCGAAATCCCGTTCTCGCTTCTGGTCGAGCTGTTCCCCGAGGAGATCCTGGGCGGAGCGCACCTGGCGGCTTTCGGAGCGACCACGCGAGTCCTGGCGAAATTCCTGTGCTCGGCGGTGCGCCTGCCCATCCAGGCGCATCCCGACGACGAACTCGCGCAGCGTTACTTCGATTCTCCCGTCGGCAAGACTGAAGCGTGGATCATCGTCAACACGCGCGTCATCAACGGAGCCGAGCCGTACATCCTGCTCGATTTCCGACCCGGAGTCGATCCCGCCGATTTCCGCCGCATGGTTGACGAGGAGGATCTCGATGGTCAGGTGGCGTGCCTCAACCGCATCGCCGTGAAGCCGGGCGACGCCTACCTCGTGACCGGCAGGACTCCCCATGCCATCGGCAGCGGCGTGTTCATGATAGAAGTGCAGCAGCCGTCGGATCTCGTGATTCACACCGAGCGCAAGGTGGTGGAGGTAGAGATTCCGGAGGAGATCTGCCACATGGGGCTGGGGTGGGATCGCGCGATGGAAGTATTCGACTTCACCGGGCGCACGGAGCAGGAGACGCTGAGACGTGCGCGGCTCACGCCGCGCGAGATCGCCGTCGGCGCAAGTGGGGCGGTGGATCAACTCATCTCATACGATGACACGCCGTTCTTCGCGGCGCGACGGCTGCGCGTGATCGGTGAACTGGAGTGCGCCAACGAGCGATTCTACGCGGGCGCAGTCATCGGCGGGCGCGGGAGGCTGACCTGGGCGCGGGGCGCGATGGACCTGCGCGCGGGGGATACGTTCTTCGTCCCCAATTCCGTGCGCGAGCACAAATACCGGGCAGTCGGCAGTGCAGGGGCACAGCACGCTGTGCCCCTGCAGGTGATCACCGCCGAGCCACCTGCGCTTGCCACGCCGGGCGGCGGCCGGACGTGCGAAGACCCGATGCTCGGCAAGAGCCACACGTCGCGACTTGCCGGCGGGCAATGA
- a CDS encoding deoxyribodipyrimidine photolyase → MANVPELRVERINSAPVRADGDFVLYWMIASRRTTCNFALQRAVEWAKELGKPLVVLEALRVGYRWASDRLHRFVLDGMSDNARRFENRSVLYHPYAEPEPDAGKGLLAALAGRACVVVTDDFPCFFLPRMVGTAAGRLLVRAEQVDSNGLLPLRAADRVFTTAYSFRRFLHKHIAPHLSAFPAADPLAGVKLPRLRALPGDITRRWPKASPQLLRGDATALAALPVDHAVGVTETRGGSAAAAITLKRFVRQRLPDYADARNEPEREVTSDLSPYLHFGHISAHEVFAAVTKCEGWSLDDVAPKATGSRSGWWGMSEPAEAFLDQLVTWRELGFNMCFMQNDYDRYESLPDWAKRTLAKHAGDARPYVYAQEQLETGRTHDPLWNAAQMQLVREGRLHNYLRMLWGKKILEWSPTPQDALRTMIELNNKYALDGRDPNSYSGILWCLGRYDRAWGPERPIFGTVRYMSSQNTARKVRVKEYIRKYVPGADS, encoded by the coding sequence ATGGCCAACGTGCCTGAGCTTCGAGTCGAGAGAATCAACTCCGCGCCCGTGCGCGCGGACGGCGATTTCGTCCTCTACTGGATGATCGCGTCCCGGCGCACGACATGCAACTTCGCGCTGCAGCGCGCCGTTGAATGGGCGAAAGAACTCGGCAAACCGCTTGTCGTTCTCGAGGCGCTGCGGGTCGGCTACAGATGGGCGAGCGACCGGCTCCACCGCTTCGTCCTCGACGGCATGTCCGACAACGCGCGGCGGTTCGAGAATCGCAGTGTGCTTTACCATCCCTACGCCGAGCCTGAGCCGGACGCGGGCAAGGGGCTGCTCGCGGCCTTGGCCGGTCGCGCCTGCGTCGTTGTAACCGACGATTTCCCGTGCTTCTTCCTTCCCCGCATGGTCGGGACGGCCGCCGGGCGACTGCTCGTCCGCGCGGAGCAAGTGGATTCGAACGGTCTGCTGCCGCTGCGCGCGGCGGACCGGGTCTTTACGACTGCGTATTCCTTCCGCCGGTTCCTCCACAAACACATCGCGCCGCATCTCTCCGCGTTCCCGGCTGCCGATCCCCTCGCCGGAGTCAAGCTCCCGCGCCTCCGCGCTCTACCAGGGGACATCACGCGGCGCTGGCCAAAGGCCTCGCCTCAACTGCTCCGCGGTGACGCAACAGCTCTCGCGGCACTGCCGGTTGATCATGCGGTGGGCGTCACTGAGACAAGAGGTGGCTCCGCCGCGGCCGCGATCACGCTCAAGCGCTTCGTGCGACAACGGCTCCCGGACTACGCGGACGCGCGCAACGAGCCGGAGCGGGAGGTCACCAGCGACCTGTCGCCATACCTGCACTTCGGGCACATCTCGGCACATGAGGTCTTCGCGGCGGTGACGAAATGCGAGGGCTGGTCCCTCGACGACGTGGCGCCCAAGGCGACCGGAAGTCGCTCGGGCTGGTGGGGCATGAGCGAACCTGCCGAGGCGTTCCTCGATCAACTGGTGACGTGGCGCGAGCTGGGCTTCAATATGTGCTTCATGCAAAACGATTACGACCGCTACGAGTCACTTCCGGACTGGGCCAAGAGGACGCTCGCGAAGCACGCCGGGGATGCGCGGCCCTACGTTTATGCACAGGAGCAGCTCGAGACCGGCCGCACCCACGACCCGCTGTGGAACGCGGCGCAGATGCAACTCGTGCGCGAGGGTCGGCTGCACAACTACCTACGCATGCTGTGGGGGAAGAAGATACTGGAGTGGTCGCCCACGCCGCAGGACGCCCTCAGGACGATGATCGAGCTCAACAACAAGTACGCGCTCGACGGTCGCGACCCGAACTCCTACAGTGGGATCCTCTGGTGCTTGGGGCGCTACGACCGCGCGTGGGGTCCCGAGCGGCCGATCTTCGGCACCGTGCGCTACATGAGTTCGCAGAACACCGCGCGGAAGGTGAGGGTGAAGGAGTACATTCGGAAGTATGTGCCGGGGGCCGATTCGTGA
- a CDS encoding carbohydrate kinase family protein, whose product MRISVIGAIVHDEITTADGARRESFGGITYNMAALSSIVSDDTSICPIANVAEDRWDEVVELLARYPLVTTDDVQRVPGKLTAAKLVYTSPTWRDETVLHPMRPLTTERLTGAFDSDAVLVNFINGSELDLETFAALRENARGFLHLDVHSKVAHWDAEGKKSQVPFEGWQEWLSRVDAAQMNEFECEMTVGRKLREQQDFVQAGAEIVEACSAKRRAGGHGEAGAPIVLITLGPLGSVLVYRRADGIFWVANPALAVEQVVDTTGCGDSFSAGFLWNYFQCREPAKANAAANIVAGVNCTVAGIGHLEAARGALERIPTAFPELGARIMAGWPGEKL is encoded by the coding sequence ATGAGGATATCGGTCATCGGGGCCATCGTTCACGACGAGATTACCACCGCCGACGGCGCGCGCCGCGAATCCTTCGGCGGCATCACCTACAACATGGCGGCGTTGTCGTCCATCGTCAGCGATGACACCAGCATCTGCCCGATCGCGAACGTCGCCGAGGATCGGTGGGACGAGGTCGTGGAACTGCTCGCCCGCTATCCGCTCGTCACAACGGACGACGTGCAGCGCGTGCCCGGCAAGCTGACCGCGGCGAAGCTGGTGTACACGAGCCCGACGTGGCGAGACGAGACGGTACTGCACCCGATGCGCCCGCTGACCACGGAGCGGTTGACAGGGGCGTTCGATTCCGACGCCGTGCTCGTCAACTTCATCAACGGGAGCGAACTCGACCTCGAAACGTTCGCGGCGCTGCGGGAGAATGCGCGCGGCTTCCTCCATCTCGACGTGCACAGCAAAGTCGCCCACTGGGACGCCGAGGGCAAGAAGTCCCAGGTACCGTTCGAGGGGTGGCAGGAATGGCTGAGCCGCGTGGACGCGGCGCAGATGAATGAGTTCGAGTGCGAGATGACGGTCGGGCGCAAGCTGCGCGAGCAGCAGGATTTCGTGCAGGCGGGCGCGGAGATCGTCGAGGCCTGCTCGGCGAAGCGCCGCGCGGGAGGCCATGGCGAAGCCGGCGCGCCGATCGTTCTCATCACCCTCGGGCCGCTGGGGTCGGTGCTGGTCTATCGGCGCGCGGACGGCATTTTCTGGGTCGCCAATCCGGCGCTGGCGGTCGAGCAAGTCGTGGACACCACGGGCTGCGGCGACTCGTTCTCCGCAGGTTTCCTGTGGAACTACTTCCAGTGCCGCGAGCCGGCGAAGGCGAACGCGGCGGCGAACATCGTCGCCGGCGTCAACTGTACCGTGGCGGGAATCGGGCACCTCGAGGCCGCGCGCGGGGCGCTGGAGCGGATCCCGACGGCATTTCCCGAACTCGGCGCACGGATCATGGCGGGCTGGCCGGGGGAGAAGCTGTAG
- a CDS encoding formate/nitrite transporter family protein has translation MADDQKQGLRIGLDALMPAEMAIKAENIGVRKAELPFDKLLLLAILAGAFIGLGAEFCTVVVTGTSDHIGYGLTKLVGGIVFCLGLILVVVAGAELFAGNALIIMAYASRKVAIALLLRNWGIVYVGNFVGAILTAYFLFLSKQYTFDGGAVGATALDIANRKCGLDFWPALFLGAYGNALVCLAMWLCFSSRTMTDRILAIVFPITAFVASGFEHCVANMYLIPMGLFVKSDAVAAALARSVADLTWANFLVRNLIPVTIGNIIGGGVMAGAIYWWVYLRPSVKVAAPAVTPKATTEGLPLGARSVVVIDDDPDFCNVVSAQLEQQGYDVRCALSAQEGRRAIRAHRPDLVLLDIRMETQSAGLELAHDLREETDTRDLPIVLVSGFEPPPEHGADRFLKKPVRFSLLSKTIDEVMKERAE, from the coding sequence ATGGCTGACGATCAGAAGCAAGGGTTGAGGATCGGCCTCGACGCCCTGATGCCTGCAGAAATGGCGATCAAGGCCGAGAATATCGGCGTGCGCAAGGCCGAGTTGCCCTTCGACAAGCTTCTGCTGCTCGCCATCCTGGCCGGTGCATTCATCGGCCTCGGCGCGGAGTTCTGCACCGTAGTCGTCACCGGCACGTCTGACCATATCGGTTACGGGTTGACGAAGCTGGTCGGGGGCATCGTCTTCTGCCTCGGACTGATTCTGGTGGTGGTGGCGGGGGCGGAGTTGTTCGCCGGCAACGCCCTCATCATTATGGCCTACGCCAGCCGCAAGGTCGCGATCGCGCTCCTGCTGCGCAACTGGGGCATCGTCTACGTCGGCAATTTCGTCGGTGCTATTCTCACCGCGTATTTCCTGTTCCTGAGCAAGCAGTACACCTTCGACGGCGGCGCGGTCGGCGCTACCGCGCTCGACATCGCCAACAGGAAATGCGGGCTGGACTTCTGGCCCGCGCTGTTCTTGGGGGCGTACGGCAATGCTTTGGTGTGTCTCGCGATGTGGCTGTGCTTCAGCTCGCGCACGATGACCGACCGCATCCTGGCCATCGTCTTCCCGATTACCGCGTTCGTTGCCTCCGGCTTCGAGCACTGCGTCGCCAACATGTATCTCATCCCGATGGGGTTGTTCGTCAAGTCCGACGCCGTCGCTGCCGCACTCGCCAGGTCCGTCGCCGATCTGACGTGGGCCAACTTCCTCGTGCGCAATCTGATCCCGGTCACTATCGGCAACATCATCGGCGGCGGGGTGATGGCGGGGGCGATCTACTGGTGGGTCTACCTGCGCCCGTCGGTGAAGGTGGCCGCACCCGCAGTCACGCCGAAAGCGACCACCGAAGGCTTGCCCCTCGGCGCGCGCAGCGTCGTCGTGATTGACGACGATCCGGACTTCTGCAATGTGGTCTCGGCGCAGCTCGAACAGCAGGGCTACGATGTTCGCTGTGCGCTCTCGGCGCAGGAGGGCCGCCGCGCGATCCGCGCCCACCGACCGGATCTGGTGCTGCTCGACATCCGGATGGAGACGCAGTCCGCCGGCCTTGAGCTGGCCCACGATCTGCGCGAGGAAACGGACACGCGCGACCTGCCCATCGTCCTCGTCAGCGGCTTCGAGCCGCCGCCCGAGCACGGCGCCGACCGCTTCCTCAAGAAGCCGGTGCGCTTCTCGCTCCTGAGCAAGACCATTGATGAGGTGATGAAGGAGCGCGCCGAGTAG